The Streptococcus downei MFe28 DNA window GAAGCCATAGTGGTTCTCCTTTTTTCTAATGTAAATATTTGGACTATCTTATGATAACCCTTACAAAATAGGATTATATCACATCACCCTGTCATTTTCAAGACTTAAACCAACTTTACATAAAAAATTGAAACCCTTTTCCCAATTATTTCAGACCGAGTTTTCAAGGCTTCCCTTCAGAAAAAAATTCTTGTTTTTCTGAAAGCGGGCAAGTAATATTTCTAGGCAAGCGACAAAGAGGAGGGGCATTTTTGGCTAACTGTTCTAAGGCTTATTTATCTATATAGAAGAAAAATGCCATTCATTTTAAGGGACAATCTTGCTGAGCCCTTGCTGGGACTAGCCTTAGAATAGATATTTTAATGAATGAAAGTAACCACAAGATGTTGGGGGTTAACTTTAGCTTAAACACAAAATATTGTGTTTTTTGAGTAAAATCGCTTGATTTTTTAGGACGATTTGGGTATCCTAGGAAAGTACTAAATAAGAGGAGAGAACAATGTCACAAATCACATTATTTTCAAAAAACAACTGTATGCAATGCAAGATGACCAAGAAATTCTTGGATCAAAATGGGGCTGACTATGAGGAAATCAACATTGATGAGTACCCAGAAAAAATTGACTACGTTAAAAGTCTAGGTTTCACAGCAGCACCAGTTATTGAGGCTGGCGATGTGACCTTCTCAGGTTTCCAACCAGCTAAATTGAAGGAAATTGTCTAGGGAATAAATAAAATGGCCAAGTCCAGCAAGTGGGCTTGGTCCTTCTTAAGCAAAAATCAAAACGAATAGAGAAGGAAAAACTATGAGTCTCAAAAATTTAGGCGATGTCTCCTACTTCCGCCTCAATAATGAAATTAACCGACCAGTCAATGGCCAAATCCCTCTTAATAAGGATAAGGAGGCCTTGGAGGCCTTCTTCAAGGAAAATGTCCTTCCCAACTCCATGGTCTTTGATTCTATCAGCCAGAAAATCAACTATCTGATTGAAAATGATTATATCGAAGCTGAATTTATTGGGAAATACAAGTCAGAATTTATTGAGAGCCTAGCTAAAGACCTGCAGGAAGCAGACTTTCATTTCCAATCCTTTATGGCGGCCTACAAATTCTACCAACAGTATGCCCTTAAAACCAACGATGGAACTGCTTATCTGGAAAGCATTGAAGACCGGGTGCTCTTTAATGCCCTCTACTTCGCTGATGGTAATGAAGTTTTGGCTCAGGATTTAGCTAGGGAAATGATTGCTCAACGTTATCAGCCAGCAACCCCTTCTTTCCTCAATGCCGGGCGCAGCCGCCGCGGTGAATTAGTATCTTGTTTCTTGATTCAGGTGACCGATGATATGAACGCTATCGGCCGCTCCATCAACTCAGCCCTGCAGCTGTCTCGTATCGGTGGTGGGGTTGGAATTTCCCTCAGTAACCTGCGGGAAGCTGGAGCTCCTATCAAGGGTTATGCAGGGGCGGCTTCCGGCGTTGTTCCTGTTATGAAGCTTTTTGAAGATAGCTTCTCCTACTCTAACCAACTGGGCCAACGCCAAGGGGCTGGGGTCGTTTATCTGGATGTTTTCCACCCAGATATTCTCAGCTTCTTATCCACTAAGAAGGAAAATGCCGATGAAAAGATTCGGGTAAAAACCTTGTCCTTGGGTGTGACTGTACCTGATAAATTCTATGAATTAGCCCGCAAGAATGAGGATATGTACCTCTTTAGTCCCTATACGGTCGAAAAAGAATATGGGGTTCCATACAACTACATTGACATCACTGAAAAGTATGATGAGCTGGTGGCTAATCCTAATATTACTAAGACGAAAATTTCTGCCCGTGAATTGGAAACAGAGATTTCTAAACTCCAACAAGAATCTGGCTACCCTTACGTCGTCAATGTGGATACGGCCAATCGCTCTAACCCGATTGACGGAAAGATTGTCATGTCCAACCTCTGTTCGGAAATTCTCCAGGTGCAAAAGCCTAGTCTGATTAACGATGCTCAGGAATTTGTTCAAATGGGTACCGACATCTCTTGTAATTTGGGCTCAACCAATATTGTCAATATGATGGCCTCTCCTGACTTTGGTCGCTCTATCAAGGCTATGACCAGAGCTTTGACCTTTGTCACCGATTCTTCAAATATCGAAGCCGTGCCAACCATTAAGAATGGTAACGCCCAAGCCCACACCTTTGGTCTGGGAGCTATGGGACTCCACTCCTTCTTGGCTCGCCATCATATGGAATATGGTAGCCCTGAATCCATTGAGTTTACTGACATCTACTTCATGCTGATGAACTATTGGACCTTGGTGGAATCTAACGCTATCGCCCGTGAACGTGGCCAAAGCTTTGTAGGCTTTGAAAAGTCTAAGTATGCGGATGGTACTTACTTTGATAAATATGTAACTGGCCAATTCCAACCAAAATCTGCTAAGGTCAAGGAACTCTTTGCCAAGCATTTTATTCCTCAAGCTGGGGATTGGGAAGCCTTGCGGCAGGCTGTGATGAAGGATGGTCTCTACCACCAAAACCGCCTGGCTGTCGCACCAAATGGATCCATTTCATACATCAACGATGTGTCGGCTTCTATCCACCCTATTATCCAACGGATTGAAGAACGTCAGGAAAAGAAAATCGGTAAGATCTACTACCCTGCCAGTGGACTTTCAACTGATACCATCCCCTACTACACCTCGGCCTATGATATGGATATGCGCAAGGTTATTGATGTTTACGCCGCTGCAACCGAGCATGTGGATCAAGGACTGTCTATGACTCTCTTCATGCGCAGTGAATTGCCACAGGAGCTCTACGAATGGAAAACTGAAAGCAAGCAAACCACGCGCGACCTGTCCATCCTGCGGAATTACGCCTTCAACAAGGGTATCAAGTCCATCTACTACATCCGCACCTTTACCGATAACGGTGATGAAGTTGGCGCTAATCAGTGTGAAAGCTGTGTGATTTAGTGAGACTTATTGTGTCTAAAGCCACTAATAACCCGACAATGCTTAGCTTGGAATTTAAAATACAAGTTTATAACTAAACGTACCAATAATTGACTTGTTCGAAATAAGTTTACTTACCTCAAATCCCCCTTAGAAGAAAAAATAGGGCTATTTAATTTATAGTTTAGGGTGGTAGAGGTGAACAAATTGAACCTAGACGATATTTTCGCTGTAGTGGCATTATAAGTGATACCATCGGTGTCACTTATAATGGATTTTTTGAGACCCTAGGCTCAGAAAATAGGAATGGAACGCCGACGGCGGTCGCTTCCGTCCGCACTACCTAAGAAAATATCAAAATAATAAATTTGATTTAAATCAATATGCCTTCCGAACAAGTCTAATCTATACAACTACTTTAGGAACAATATTATGACAACATACTATAAAGCCATTAACTGGAATGAAATTGAAGATGTGATTGATAAGTCAACCTGGGAAAAGTTGACGGAGCAATTTTGGCTGGATACGCGGATTCCGCTTTCCAATGATTTGGATGACTGGCGCAAGCTCTCAGAAGCGGAAAAAGACTTGGTGGGTAAGGTCTTCGGTGGCTTGACCCTGCTGGATACCATGCAATCCCAAACAGGTGTTGAAGCCATTCGTGGTGACATTCGTACCCAACACGAGGAAGCTGTCCTCAACAATATCCAATTCATGGAGTCGGTCCATGCCAAGTCCTACTCCTCCATCTTCTCGACCCTCAACACCAAGTCTGAAATCGAAGAAATTTTCGACTGGACCAATAATAATGAGTATCTGCAAAAGAAGGCAGAGATTATCAATGAAATCTATCTGCACGGGGGCGCTCTCCAAAAGAAGGTGGCTTCAACCTTCCTAGAAACCTTCCTCTTCTACTCAGGCTTCTTCACGCCCCTCTACTACTTGGGTAACAATAAGTTATCCAATGTGGCTGAAATCATTAAGTTGATTATTCGGGATGAATCCGTCCACGGAACCTATATTGGCTATAAGTTCCAACTGGGCTTCAATGAGTTGTCCGAAGAGGAACAATCCGAGTTTCGCGATTGGATGTATGACCTTCTCTACCAACTCTATGAAAATGAAGAGCTCTACACCAAGACCCTCTACGATGAGGTTGGCTGGACCGAGGAAGTCATGACCTTCCTGCGCTACAATGCCAACAAGGCCCTGATGAACCTTGGTCAGGATCCTCTTTTCCCTGATACAGCTGATGACGTCAACCCCATCGTCATGAATGGTATTTCAACAGGTACCTCAAACCACGACTTCTTCTCGCAAGTTGGTAACGGTTATCTCCTGGGTACTGTTGAAGCTATGCAAGATGATGATTATAACTACGGACTCTAAGTAAAAATCTCGCTTAGACCTGCTTTACTACTCAACAAAAATCAGAACTTGGTAAAGCTTTCAGGTTCTGATTTTAAAGCCTATAATCTTCCCAACGACTTGGGAAGGTCTTTCTTTTGTTCCAACTAGGCCTGAATGTTTTCATACTTTCTCTAAAAACGTTTCACCGTCTTGCATTATTTTTTCATAGTAGTAAACTGATTGTAAGATTAGATTTTTGAGGGGGCTCCTATGAAATTATACGTCCAGTTCATGATTATTCTTCTGTTTTCCCTGGCTGGAGAAATTATTTCAACGGTCTTTAAGTTGCCTGTACCAGGCAGTATTATCGGTTTAATTCTTCTCTTTATCGCCTTAGAATTAAAGCTGGTGAGGCTGCGGCATATCTATACGGTAGGTAAATTTTTACTCAACAATATGACCATTCTCTTTTTGCCAGCTGGTGTAGGTATTATGCAATATTTCAATGTCATTATTCCTAATCTCCTGCCTATTTTAATCATTACGCTAGGGGCCTTAGTCTTGAATCTATTGACCATCGGCTTTGTCGTTTCCTGGATAAAGAGTCGCTTCGAAGGCGATTATAAGGGGTAAGTCATGTCAACTATTTATACTAATCCCATCTTTGGTCTCTCCTTGTCAATTTTTGCCTATCTGATTGGCCTTTTAATCTTTAGGCGCTTTCCTCATCCCGCCACGACTCCCCTCCTAGTGGCAACGGTCGTCCTCATCGTCTTTTTAAAGGTGACTGGGATTTCCTATGCCGATTATTACAAGGGTGGCGTTTATCTCAATTCTCTAATTGTCCCCTCGACAGTTGCTTTGGCCATCCCTCTCTATCGGAATTTCCCCTTGATGAAGCACCACTATCGCAGTATTCTTCTGGGAACTGGGATTGCTACGCTCCTTAATACCATCTACACGGCTTTGATTGCAAAGTTTTTTGGCTTGGACTTCTTCTTTGCGGTCTCTCTTTTTCCAAAATCAGTTACGACGGCCATGGCTATCGGTATTAGTCAGAAAATGGGTGGGCTGACGACTCTGACCCTAGCGGTCGTGGTGATGACAGGTATCTTAACCAGTGTCATCGGCCCTTCTGTCCTCAAGGCCTTCAAGATTAAAGACCCTATTGCCTTTGGCTTGGCCCTAGGTGGAACCGGTCACGCTATTGGAACAGGCGCAGCCCTCAAATACGGTCAGATTCAAGGAGCTATGGCAGGCCTAGCCATCGGTATCACTGGTGTCATGTATGTCATCATCAGCCCGATTGTGGCCCAGTTGATTTTGAAATAAAGACTTTTCTTAATGGAAATCAACTTATTCCAAAAAGCATAGCCAGTCTTCACGATTGGCTATGCTTTTTTCTGTAACCACCTGGCTGGTGACAATTAATACTCTTCAAAAATCAAAATTATTCATCGTTAACTCACTTTGCCGTACCCAAGTACAGCCTGCAGTTCGTTGCCTTGACTATTTTTGATTTTTATTGAGTATAACTGTGTGTCTCAGGTCCTATTTCTTTTTTGTCTAGCGAAATATCTCTGCTAGGATAGCCACGCCCTGATCAATCTCTTCCTTACTCAGGGTCAGAGGTGGCAGGAGTCTAATGACATTGGTTCCAGCCGTCAGAACAATCAGACCCTCATCACGAGCTGCCTGGACCAGGTCTGCCAAATTTTCGGTCGTCTGGATACCAATCATATAACCCAGACCACGAATATCACTGACCTTGGGATTAGCGCCTAAGGCCTTTTTGAGCTGGTCTTGGAGATAATTCCCATTTTCCCAAGCTTGGTCGAGAAAACCTGGTGCCCTCATAAGATCAAGAACAGCCGAGCTGGCTGACATGGCCAACTTATTGCCACCAAAGGTGGAGCCGTGGCTACCGTATGAAAAGGCCGGGCTCAAGGACGACTTGGCCAGCATGGCTCCGACTGGAACACCGTTAGCCAGCCCCTTGGCTAGGGTAACAATATCGGGAATGATACCGTAGTGCTCAAAAGAGAAGAGCGTACCTGTTCTACCCATTCCTGTTTGGACCTCATCAACAATCAGGTAGAGGCCCTTATCCTGACAAAAGCTAGCTAGCTCTTGGACAAAGGTCTGATCTGCTGGAAGAACTCCAGATTCTCCCTGAACCATCTCCAGCATGACAGCAGCGGTATCTTCATTGACTAAAGCCTTAACAGAGTTCAAATCATTGAATTTGGCATAGCTAAAATGGGGGACGGCATCACCAAACCCGGTCTTAATCTTATCTTGGCCAGTTGCCGACATAGAGCCAAAGGTCCGACCATGGAAGGAATTTTCAAAAGTAATAATGCCCTGCTTTCCACTAGCCTTACGGGCAATCTTAATGGCAGCCTCATTGGCTTCAGCACCACTATTACAGAAGAAGGCCAGATAATCGTAATCACCGATTAGCTTCTTAGCCACCTCTTCTTGCAGGCTATTTTGATAGAGGTTGGGCGTGTGCCAGATTTCCTGGACCTGTTTTTCCAAGGCCGCCTTAACTTGCGGATGAAATCCCAGATTGGTGACCCCGATACCTGTTGAAAAATCTAAGTAATGTTTGCCCTGACTATCAATC harbors:
- the nrdH gene encoding glutaredoxin-like protein NrdH, whose product is MSQITLFSKNNCMQCKMTKKFLDQNGADYEEINIDEYPEKIDYVKSLGFTAAPVIEAGDVTFSGFQPAKLKEIV
- the nrdE gene encoding class 1b ribonucleoside-diphosphate reductase subunit alpha, with protein sequence MSLKNLGDVSYFRLNNEINRPVNGQIPLNKDKEALEAFFKENVLPNSMVFDSISQKINYLIENDYIEAEFIGKYKSEFIESLAKDLQEADFHFQSFMAAYKFYQQYALKTNDGTAYLESIEDRVLFNALYFADGNEVLAQDLAREMIAQRYQPATPSFLNAGRSRRGELVSCFLIQVTDDMNAIGRSINSALQLSRIGGGVGISLSNLREAGAPIKGYAGAASGVVPVMKLFEDSFSYSNQLGQRQGAGVVYLDVFHPDILSFLSTKKENADEKIRVKTLSLGVTVPDKFYELARKNEDMYLFSPYTVEKEYGVPYNYIDITEKYDELVANPNITKTKISARELETEISKLQQESGYPYVVNVDTANRSNPIDGKIVMSNLCSEILQVQKPSLINDAQEFVQMGTDISCNLGSTNIVNMMASPDFGRSIKAMTRALTFVTDSSNIEAVPTIKNGNAQAHTFGLGAMGLHSFLARHHMEYGSPESIEFTDIYFMLMNYWTLVESNAIARERGQSFVGFEKSKYADGTYFDKYVTGQFQPKSAKVKELFAKHFIPQAGDWEALRQAVMKDGLYHQNRLAVAPNGSISYINDVSASIHPIIQRIEERQEKKIGKIYYPASGLSTDTIPYYTSAYDMDMRKVIDVYAAATEHVDQGLSMTLFMRSELPQELYEWKTESKQTTRDLSILRNYAFNKGIKSIYYIRTFTDNGDEVGANQCESCVI
- the nrdF gene encoding class 1b ribonucleoside-diphosphate reductase subunit beta encodes the protein MTTYYKAINWNEIEDVIDKSTWEKLTEQFWLDTRIPLSNDLDDWRKLSEAEKDLVGKVFGGLTLLDTMQSQTGVEAIRGDIRTQHEEAVLNNIQFMESVHAKSYSSIFSTLNTKSEIEEIFDWTNNNEYLQKKAEIINEIYLHGGALQKKVASTFLETFLFYSGFFTPLYYLGNNKLSNVAEIIKLIIRDESVHGTYIGYKFQLGFNELSEEEQSEFRDWMYDLLYQLYENEELYTKTLYDEVGWTEEVMTFLRYNANKALMNLGQDPLFPDTADDVNPIVMNGISTGTSNHDFFSQVGNGYLLGTVEAMQDDDYNYGL
- a CDS encoding CidA/LrgA family protein; protein product: MKLYVQFMIILLFSLAGEIISTVFKLPVPGSIIGLILLFIALELKLVRLRHIYTVGKFLLNNMTILFLPAGVGIMQYFNVIIPNLLPILIITLGALVLNLLTIGFVVSWIKSRFEGDYKG
- a CDS encoding LrgB family protein — protein: MSTIYTNPIFGLSLSIFAYLIGLLIFRRFPHPATTPLLVATVVLIVFLKVTGISYADYYKGGVYLNSLIVPSTVALAIPLYRNFPLMKHHYRSILLGTGIATLLNTIYTALIAKFFGLDFFFAVSLFPKSVTTAMAIGISQKMGGLTTLTLAVVVMTGILTSVIGPSVLKAFKIKDPIAFGLALGGTGHAIGTGAALKYGQIQGAMAGLAIGITGVMYVIISPIVAQLILK
- a CDS encoding acetylornithine transaminase, with protein sequence MSKLFSNYKRADIEFVKAQGNELIDSQGKHYLDFSTGIGVTNLGFHPQVKAALEKQVQEIWHTPNLYQNSLQEEVAKKLIGDYDYLAFFCNSGAEANEAAIKIARKASGKQGIITFENSFHGRTFGSMSATGQDKIKTGFGDAVPHFSYAKFNDLNSVKALVNEDTAAVMLEMVQGESGVLPADQTFVQELASFCQDKGLYLIVDEVQTGMGRTGTLFSFEHYGIIPDIVTLAKGLANGVPVGAMLAKSSLSPAFSYGSHGSTFGGNKLAMSASSAVLDLMRAPGFLDQAWENGNYLQDQLKKALGANPKVSDIRGLGYMIGIQTTENLADLVQAARDEGLIVLTAGTNVIRLLPPLTLSKEEIDQGVAILAEIFR